A stretch of Besnoitia besnoiti strain Bb-Ger1 chromosome III, whole genome shotgun sequence DNA encodes these proteins:
- a CDS encoding hypothetical protein (encoded by transcript BESB_047380), translating to MSFNPFSWFSSASSSPDGDGASAIPPSSTEIRRRGTLSSMFFPSEEEEENRIKIAMKRYGYSLAELHSYPDMMKLPQVPQDMLRDERVKRELDKQLEKCQQRYDAVDMCVTHMMEHDQNSKRKYARLQQCKPPWVAFQRCVSFRDKTILRDLSKWEVTHVASLSPSQKAAYLEDLRAKQRYAEYVQRRTDDEQEGLRRKREAENLALRLKNLAN from the exons ATGTCGTTCAATCCTTTTTCGTGgttttcctctgcctcttcgtctccggaCGGAGATGGCGCCTCCGCAAtcccgccgtcgtcgacggagattcggcggcgcggcacgTTGTCCTCGATGTTTTTTCCttcggaggaggaggaagagaatCGCATCAAAATTGCGATGAAGCGCTACGGCTACTCCTTGGCTGAACTCCATTCGTATCCCGACATGATGAAGCTGCCGCAGGTACCTCAAGACATGCTCCGCGACGAGCGCGTCAAGCGCGAGCTCGATAAACAACTCGAAAAATGCCAACAGAGATACGACGCAGTCGACATGTGCGTGACGCACATGATGGAGCACGACCAAAACTCCAAGAGAAAATACGCCAGACTCCAGCAGTGCAAGCCCCCTTGG GTGGCCTTCCAGCGgtgcgtctccttccgcgaCAAGACGATTCTGCGCGACCTTTCCAAGTGGGAAGTCACCCACGTGGCgagtctctctccctcgcagaA GGCAGCGTATCTCGAGGACTTgcgggcgaagcagcgctACGCGGAG TACGTCCAGCGGCGGACTGACGATGAACAAGAGGGATTGAG GAGAAAACGCGAAGCCGAGAATCTGGCGCTGCGCTTGAAGAACTTGGCGAactga
- a CDS encoding putative T complex chaperonin (encoded by transcript BESB_047390), with protein MFANRYGLSGLLKEGHRSFTGIDEVTAKNIDAGRALSDLTRTSLGPNSLSKLIVTSLGKRIVTAHSSLIVKELEVQHPAAKMLAMAADMQQQEFGGSVNVLLVFAGQLLTQAEDLLKQGLHPNDVVRGYEMALAKVPAFLEESVCYTLKNLYDEQALAEVLVSTVGTMPLCAEGQLHKLVAQAATMVMPPNNPTGFDVENIRVAKLVGGNLSQSVVLKGMVVTRPPSGSVESKQNCKVMVLGCGLECATTEAKGTVLVRSAEELKNFTKGEEKQMEEIIKGIKDAGVEVIIVHGGAISDVAQHFCNKYDILTLKIQSKFETRRLCRALGATAVVRLGVPTADELGTCVSISVSEISSKKVTNILTKDSRVCTVVLRGSTPSVLDEAERAIDSAANLVKALTKDPRLVAGAGATEMEMSRKFAAFGATLPGVEQYAVMKFGEAFEMIPRLLAESSGRSGTEVLAALHAAHGQGRVNEGVNADISVGCGSSGKRAGASGAASSSLTVNALEKQIFDHHMMKQWAIRLGADAALTVLRVDQIIMARPAGGPAPRAPGAPDLD; from the exons ATG TTCGCCAACCGCTACGGCCTTTCTGGCCTCCTGAAGGAGGGTCACAGGAGCTTCACAGGCATCGACGAGGTGACTGCGAAAAACATCGACGCCGGCCGAGCGCTCTCCGACCTCACTCGCACTTCCCTCG GTCCGAACAGTTTGTCTAAGTTGATTGTCACCTCACTGGGGAAGCGCATCGTGACAGCGCACAGCTCGCTGATTGTGAAAGAACTCGAAGTCCAGCACCCCGCGGCGAAGATGCTCGCGATGGCTGCCGACATGCAGCAGCAAGAGTTTGGCGGATCTGTCAACGtactcctcgtcttcgccggtcAGCTCCTCACTCAG gcggaggacTTGCTGAAGCAGGGCTTGCATCCCAACGACGTCGTGCGCGGCTACGAAATGGCCTTGGCGAAAGTCCCCGCCTTCTTGGAAGAGAGCGTCTGCTACACGCTCAAGAATCTTTACGACGAGCAGGCGCTTGCTGAAG TGCTGGTCTCGACGGTCGGCACGATgccgctctgcgcagagGGTCAGCTGCATAAGCTCGTggcgcaggctgcgacgATGGTCATGCCGCCCAACAACCCCACAGGCTTCGACGTGGAGAACATCCGCGTCGCCAAACTCGTCGGCGGCAACCTGTCTCAGTCCGTCGTCCTCAAAGGCATGGTCGTTACGCGACCCCCCAGCG GGAGTGTGGAGAGCAAGCAGAACTGCAAGGTGATGGTGTTGGGCTGCGGCCTGGAgtgcgcgacgacggaggcgaaagGAACCGTGCTTGTGCGCAGTGCGGAGGAGCTGAAAAACTTCACCaagggcgaagagaagcagaTGGAGGAAATCATAAAGGGAATCAAGGACGCCGGCGTCGAGGTCATCATCGTCCACGGCGGAGCCATCAGCGACGTCGCCCAGCACTTTTGCAACAAATACGACATTCTCACGCTCAAG ATTCAATCCAAGTTCGAaacccgccgcctctgcagggccTTGGGCGCCACCGCGGTCGTCCGCCTG GGCGTTCCCACTGCGGACGAGCTGGGCACCTGCGTCTCTATCTCTGTCTCGGAGATATCCTCGAAGAAGGTCACCAACATCCTCACAAAGGACTCGCGCGTTTGCACGGTCGTGCTGCGCGGGAGCACCCCGTCGGTGCtcgacgaggccgagcgcGCAATCGACAGCGCAGCGAACCTCGTGAAGGCGCTCACCAAGGacccgcgcctcgtcgccggcgctggcgccaCCGAGATGGAAATGTCGAGGAAGTTCGCG GCCTTCGGCGCGACCCTCCCGGGCGTGGAGCAGTACGCCGTGATGAAGTTCGGCGAAGCGTTCGAGATGAttccccgcctcctcgcagagagctccggccgcagcggcactG AGGTGTTGGcggctctgcatgcggcgcacGGCCAGGGCCGAGTGAACGAGGGAGTCAACGCAGACATCAGCGTGGGATGCGGCTCCAGCGGGAAGCGCGCGGGTGcgtccggcgccgcgtcctcctctctgaCTGTGAACGCACTGGAGAAGCAGATCTTTGACCATCACATGATGAAGCAGTGGGCGATCCGCCtgggcgcggacgcagcgctCACGGTCCTCCGCGTGGACCAAATCATCATGGCGCGTCCTGCTGGCGGCCCAGCTCCGC GAGCCCCTGGCGCGCCGGATCTCGACTAA
- a CDS encoding hypothetical protein (encoded by transcript BESB_047400), whose protein sequence is MFHTSLNRIKLRQSEARSRHNVKDQERLKRLESALRLTRPFEVESTARAPGRRKHNGPRGPTKSSPRARGQASHLDVGAREERRNHLNSSLSARSVAKPVKKPHGLQRIPTGERTTEGDSRGLPSKRKKELMLSLLGEHQEKRGATEQAEVARTTAPHTHSSNIVHGGNATDESSSRTYGKIKASRAPRSEIAGRTVPEPAGQSTSTRHFTSSAGAAASLAHTIAETLLTVASQDQVTSSRESNIASTLGDGPVESGKTGTTLPKESAGDEGRHREQQVIGQHSDGKQDSAPVRPVSGGGAVTSEVSTADEQSDCNNEEHLEKDAAQLIGIDDPGVAEEGGHFVAFEEIDIAEDPNTTPKVERDEQALALVVSPQSKLTAPLLEHKDAGVVPENSARTAPMRTYSEATGAGNHDMNSYKILAPPCGHDCGMESTDDSAALESTPGFRMQLASGLGATAPASVGRWLLPLRAPKNKHYDDYQRGPVRRDKHDSGDPNMKDSTAAVSAPELPQGSAPPSPQASLPRSAGGQDVQRREQQNREGSSGPAESGDDTRLFLRRLQLTSKKTVLDQATPARFEFVDNDHGMQFVNWRTFSGERLIEKFWENSLHQSDARDRQRFEQEVQSKILQEYEFAKRKQQIWQAMGKEPADDDIHIEQLAQHYYNAMQAALHGPKEDILTGQAFGRYIPSPGLTPIPDLRNKVIYGPWALNWNRATTSRTTRVSLGGRRGAISVGSSAASYVTTANINWNRTAVTFAARPNDQAVKLGILRGRYGVDVARSNRLRTSAVETVMRYVETATVVDQINRTYGQRVRVRRFSFNYTRDFTIPRFDSPGRTPGLRQELAVNWGSLGISVGTDVPDNEYAISVGLRGYQFSVLRDFFQRLTQFQGNWGRGWQLEIATKFEDPISNLVYYQVGFGRLGRLYATAGAGIGSENTPMALVQVQGNDASVAFKAVQEAGVRVFNIGFTVGRFTYSWDSVVEYERVALPLSPIDAVLKTLLKLTP, encoded by the exons ATGTTTCACACGAGTCTCAACCGCATCAAGTTACGTCAGTCCGAAGCTCGCAGTAGGCATAACGTAAAAGACCAGGAGCGTTTAAAGCGCCTGGAGAGTGCACTCCGACTGACACGGCCTTTTGAAGTCGAGAGCACAGCAAGGGCGCCTGGGAGGAGGAAACACAACGGACCTCGAGGCCCAACTAAGTCGTCACCGCGGGCCCGAGGACAGGCATCTCATCTTGACGTTGGTGCAAGGGAGGAACGCAGGAATCATTTGAATAGTTCCCTGTCAGCTCGAAGTGTGGCGAAGCCTGTAAAGAAACCCCATGGTCTGCAGCGCATTCCTACGGGGGAACGAACGACAGAAGGGGACAGCCGTGGGCTGCCCAGCAAACGGAAGAAGGAACTTATGCTGTCGCTGTTGGGGGAACATCAGGAGAAACGAGGGGCGACCGAGCAAGCAGAAGTTGCTCGGACCACAGCTCCGCATACACACAGCTCGAATATTGTTCATGGCGGCAATGCCACGGACGAGTCGTCATCCAGGACGTATGGCAAAATCAAAGCAAGTCGAGCGCCGAGGTCAGAGATAGCGGGACGTACAGTGCCGGAACCTGCAGGTCAGAGCACCAGTACTCGACATTTTACCTCTTCAGCTGGGGCAGCCGCCTCTCTAGCCCACACTATCGCCGAGACGCTTCTCACTGTCGCGTCCCAGGACCAAGTCACAAGCTCAAGAGAAAGCAACATTGCCTCCACCTTGGGAGACGGGCCGGTGGAGAGTGGAAAGACTGGAACCACCCTTCCCAAGGAGAGTGCCGGCGATGAAGGAAGGCATCGCGAGCAACAAGTGATTGGTCAGCACTCCGATGGGAAACAGGACAGCGCCCCGGTGCGCCCGGTGAGTGGAGGTGGAGCGGTGACCTCCGAGGTCTCAACAGCAGACGAGCAGTCTGACTGCAACAATGAGGAACATCTCGAAAAGGATGCTGCACAACTAATCGGCATAGACGACCCTGGCGTCGCAGAAGAAGGGGGCCACTTCGTTGCGTTTGAAGAGATTGACATTGCAGAGGATCCAAATACGACCCCTAAAGTTGAACGCGACGAGCAAGCTCTCGCGCTGGTCGTGAGCCCACAGTCCAAGCTAACAGCCCCTCTATTGGAGCACAAAGACGCCGGAGTCGTTCCTGAAAACTCAGCGCGGACGGCCCCGATGCGGACATACAGCGAAGCCACAGGCGCCGGAAACCACGATATGAACTCATATAAAattctcgcgccgccgtgtGGCCATGATTGCGGGATGGAGTCCACAGACGACAGCGCAGCCCTGGAGTCAACGCCCGGATTCAGAATGCAACTCGCGTCTGGTTTAGGGGCTACAGCCCCCGCATCTGTTGGAAGGTGGTTGCTGCCGTTGCGTGCGCCCAAGAACAAACATTATGATGACTATCAGAGGGGCCCTGTCCGGAGAGACAAACATGACAGCGGCGATCCAAATATGAAGGATAGCACCGCAGCGGTTTCAGCTCCTGAGCTGCCCCAAGGAAGCGCTCCACCCTCACCTCAAGCTTCTCTACCACGCTCTGCCGGGGGCCAAGATGTCCAAAGACGTGAGCAGCAAAATCGAGAAGGAAGTTCAGGACCTGCCGAATCGGGCGACGACACTCGACtctttcttcgtcgcctgcagcttaCGAGCAAGAAAACAGTCCTCGACCAGGCTACCCCCGCCCGTTTCGAGTTCGTTGATAACGACCACGGCATGCAGTTCGTCAACTGGCGCACATTCAGTGGAGAGCGCCTAATAGAGAAATTCTGGGAGAACAGTTTGCATCAATCAGACGCACGAGATCGACAACGGTTTGAGCAAGAAGTCCAAAGTAAAATTCTCCAG GAATACGAGTTTGCAAAAAGGAAACAGCAAATATGGCAAGCCATGGGCAAGGAGCCAGCTGACGACGACATCCACATAGAGCAGCTTGCGCAGCACTACTACAATGCAATGCAAGCAGCCCTTCACGGCCCGAAAGAAGACATCCTTACTGGACAG GCATTCGGCAGATACATTCCAAGTCCAGGACTAACTCCAATCCCGGATCTGCGTAATAAAGTCATATACGGGCCTTGGGCTCTCAATTGGAACCGCGCCACAACAAGCAG GACGACTCGAGTGTCTCTTGGCGGTCGCCGAGGTGCCATAAGCGTcggcagcagcgctgcgAGTTATGTGACAACCGCAAATATCAATTGGAATAGGACGGCGGTGACGTTTGCAGCCAGACCGAACGATCAGGCCGTGAAGCTCGGGATCCTACGAGGGCGCTACGGTGTTGACGTGGCGAGGTCTAACCGTCTCAGA ACGTCCGCTGTCGAGACTGTCATGCGCTACGTCGAGACCGCCACGGTGGTGGACCAGATCAATCGGACGTATGGGCAACGCGTTCGCGTACGGCGCTTCAGTTTCAACTATACCCGGGACTTCACCATTCCACGATTCGATTCTCCTGGGCGAACCCCGGGCCTGCGGCAAGAACTTGCAGTGAATTGGGGATCGTTAGGAATTAGCGTCGGTACAGATGTCCCGGACAACGAGTACGCCATCTCTGTGGGGCTTCGCGGCTATCAGTTTTCTGTGCTTAGGGATTTCTTCCAGAGACTCACGCAATTCCAAGGGAACTGGGGACGTGGTTGGCAACTGGAGATCGCGACAAAGTTTGAGGATCCTATAAGCAACCTAGTCTACTATCAGGTTGGATTCGGACGGCTTGGTCGGTTGTATGCCACCGCCGGAGCCGGTATTGGATCAGAGAACACTCCGATGGCTCTGGTTCAGGTTCAGGGAAACGATGCCAGTGTGGCATTTAAAGCTGTGCAAGAGGCCGGCGTTCGCGTCTTCAACATCGGTTTCACTGTTGGACGCTTCACGTACAGTTGGGATTCCGTTGTCGAGTACGAGCGCGTTGCCCTGCCTCTGTCACCGATCGATGCAGTTTTGAAGACACTTCTCAAACTCACTCCTTAA